The Egicoccus sp. AB-alg6-2 genome contains a region encoding:
- a CDS encoding helix-turn-helix domain-containing protein produces the protein MSGAVEGAVTLDEPYAVALGERLRSVRQQQDLSLHDVEARSGGDLKASVLGAYERGERAVSITRLHAMAQFFRVPVAELLPEPRAAERRLANAADFDADAVMLDLVALEHQREAEELLVRYADAIKARRGDYNGQVLSVRAADIETLAAVMDTTAVALRARLAAAGLVR, from the coding sequence ATGTCCGGCGCAGTCGAGGGTGCGGTGACGCTCGACGAGCCCTACGCGGTGGCGTTGGGCGAGCGACTGCGTAGCGTCCGGCAGCAGCAGGACCTGTCCCTGCACGACGTCGAGGCCCGCAGCGGCGGCGATCTCAAGGCGAGCGTCCTCGGCGCCTACGAGCGGGGCGAGCGGGCGGTGTCGATCACCCGCCTGCACGCGATGGCGCAGTTCTTCCGGGTTCCCGTGGCCGAGCTGCTCCCGGAGCCGCGGGCCGCCGAGCGGCGTCTGGCGAACGCCGCCGACTTCGACGCGGACGCCGTGATGCTCGATCTGGTCGCCCTCGAGCACCAGCGCGAGGCCGAGGAGCTCCTGGTCCGCTACGCCGACGCCATCAAGGCGCGCCGCGGTGACTACAACGGCCAGGTCCTCAGCGTCCGTGCCGCCGACATCGAGACCCTCGCGGCCGTGATGGACACCACCGCAGTGGCCCTGCGGGCCCGGCTGGCCGCCGCCGGGCTCGTGCGCTGA
- a CDS encoding 16S rRNA (uracil(1498)-N(3))-methyltransferase, translating into MSLVPYVHVDVVLAGRGEGDEVALDVEAHRHLRTVLRLGPGARCHLADGAGSHAPARLEESGARLVGAAVTEPPPRPRLVVAQALARGRKFDEVVRMTTELGCDAVVPVGAARSVAKLEGKADKVLARWQAVARSAAEQSRRPYRPRVEPVVGTSAIVARRAEILVAHPGGAPLHRTAVRLADVAEIVLAIGPEGGWTDEEVDELVAGGAQPVGLGPAVLRTEHAAAAGLALLNALTGRWDAAT; encoded by the coding sequence ATGAGCCTGGTGCCCTACGTCCACGTCGACGTCGTGCTCGCCGGTCGTGGCGAGGGCGACGAGGTCGCGCTCGACGTCGAGGCGCACCGACATCTTCGCACCGTGCTGCGTCTCGGCCCCGGTGCGCGGTGCCATCTCGCGGACGGTGCCGGGTCGCATGCACCGGCCCGGCTCGAGGAATCGGGGGCACGGCTGGTCGGTGCGGCCGTCACCGAGCCGCCGCCGCGTCCGCGGCTGGTCGTCGCGCAGGCGCTGGCGCGAGGGCGCAAGTTCGACGAGGTGGTGCGCATGACCACCGAGCTCGGCTGCGACGCCGTCGTTCCGGTCGGCGCAGCGCGCAGCGTCGCCAAGCTCGAGGGCAAGGCCGACAAGGTGCTCGCGCGCTGGCAGGCGGTCGCGCGTTCCGCCGCCGAACAGTCGCGTCGTCCCTACCGGCCCCGGGTGGAACCGGTGGTCGGCACGTCGGCGATCGTGGCGCGGCGGGCGGAGATCCTGGTGGCGCATCCGGGCGGGGCGCCGCTGCACCGCACCGCCGTCCGGCTCGCCGATGTCGCCGAGATCGTCCTGGCGATCGGGCCCGAGGGAGGCTGGACCGACGAGGAGGTCGACGAGCTGGTCGCCGGCGGAGCACAGCCGGTCGGTCTCGGCCCCGCGGTGCTGCGGACCGAACACGCCGCTGCCGCCGGCCTGGCGCTGCTCAACGCCCTCACCGGCCGTTGGGACGCCGCGACCTAG
- the dnaJ gene encoding molecular chaperone DnaJ translates to MPDLYELLGVPRDASPEDIKRAYRRQARQHHPDAGGDEETFKQITHAYQVLSEPQKRARYDRFGDDGTPQGRGAGQDPFGFGQGGFGGIGDVIDAFFGSAFGGQPSGGGRQRTTPGRDVLVGVELTLEDVVTGVRREVEVEVASACDQCGGSGSASGRPPSACGTCGGAGQVQRVVRTAFGQLATAAPCSACEGSGRQVGDPCTGCGGEGRRTQRRTLGVDVPAGVEEGDRLRVSGAGEAGRQGAPPGDLYVEVRLRRHEWFERDGRDLVAEINVPVTQAALGGTVTVPTVDGSVAEVTVPAGTQTGQELFVRRAGLPSSASGRRGDLRLVVRVEVPTDLDGEQRELLARLAELRGEPLAADGRGLFTRLREAFR, encoded by the coding sequence GTGCCCGACCTCTACGAACTGCTCGGGGTGCCGCGTGATGCGTCGCCCGAGGACATCAAACGCGCCTACCGCCGCCAGGCACGTCAGCACCACCCGGACGCCGGCGGCGACGAAGAGACCTTCAAGCAGATCACCCACGCCTACCAGGTGCTCTCCGAACCCCAGAAGCGCGCCCGTTACGACCGGTTCGGTGACGACGGCACCCCGCAGGGGCGCGGCGCGGGCCAGGACCCATTCGGCTTCGGACAGGGCGGCTTCGGCGGGATCGGCGACGTCATCGACGCGTTCTTCGGCTCCGCGTTCGGGGGCCAGCCCTCGGGCGGCGGGCGCCAGCGCACCACGCCGGGACGCGACGTGCTGGTGGGCGTCGAGCTGACCCTCGAGGACGTCGTCACCGGCGTCCGCCGTGAGGTCGAGGTGGAGGTGGCCTCCGCCTGCGACCAGTGCGGAGGATCGGGTTCGGCGTCGGGACGTCCGCCGTCGGCGTGCGGGACCTGCGGCGGCGCCGGTCAGGTCCAGCGTGTCGTTCGCACCGCGTTCGGGCAGCTGGCCACCGCGGCACCGTGCTCGGCCTGCGAGGGCAGCGGACGCCAGGTGGGCGACCCCTGCACCGGCTGTGGGGGCGAGGGACGGCGCACCCAGCGACGGACCCTCGGCGTCGACGTCCCGGCCGGTGTCGAGGAGGGGGACCGGTTGCGCGTCAGCGGGGCCGGCGAGGCCGGACGGCAGGGCGCGCCCCCCGGTGACCTCTACGTCGAGGTGCGGCTGCGGCGGCACGAGTGGTTCGAGCGTGACGGTCGTGACCTCGTGGCCGAGATCAACGTTCCCGTCACCCAGGCGGCGCTCGGTGGCACCGTGACCGTGCCGACCGTCGACGGCAGCGTGGCCGAGGTCACCGTCCCCGCCGGCACGCAGACGGGTCAGGAACTCTTCGTCCGCCGAGCGGGCTTGCCGAGCTCCGCCAGTGGCCGGCGTGGCGACCTGCGCCTCGTCGTACGCGTCGAGGTGCCGACCGACCTCGACGGCGAACAGCGCGAGCTGCTGGCGCGGCTCGCCGAGCTGCGCGGCGAGCCGTTGGCCGCGGACGGCCGTGGCCTCTTCACGCGTCTGCGCGAGGCGTTCCGCTGA
- the hrcA gene encoding heat-inducible transcriptional repressor HrcA, with amino-acid sequence MRDQHVEPLRIQVQVPGRAEADAAPDTAPPLDERKLAILRAIVTEYVSSGEPVGSKRVVEAAHLSVSAATVRNEMAALEELGYIRQPHTSAGRVPTDRGYRRFVDDLADRSDLDDQRRELIGELLGSARDVEELLARTTSVLSQLTRLVSLVIAPALDASRLKLVELVGLGPSSALLLLVGDTGRVEKRSVEVPPGTTEADLDRVRAVLGEQVRGRRLADVHAVLAAISEDAPPDLREVMRALADATADDLADDTVHHVFVGGQASLAGEEAFERDQLSRVLQLLEERATLARLLHQSTENDQPTVRIGGENEVEDLRSTSLVAQRYRLVTAGSLGVLGPTRMDYASVLATVRAVADQLQASLTDLSQ; translated from the coding sequence ATGCGTGATCAACACGTCGAACCGCTGCGGATCCAGGTCCAGGTGCCCGGACGCGCCGAGGCCGACGCGGCGCCGGACACGGCACCGCCCCTGGACGAGCGCAAGCTCGCGATCCTGCGCGCCATCGTCACCGAGTACGTCTCCAGCGGGGAGCCCGTCGGCTCCAAGCGGGTCGTCGAGGCGGCGCACCTGTCGGTGTCCGCTGCGACGGTGCGCAACGAGATGGCCGCGCTCGAGGAGCTCGGCTACATCCGCCAACCCCACACCTCGGCGGGCCGCGTGCCCACCGACCGCGGGTACCGCCGGTTCGTCGACGACCTCGCGGACCGTTCGGACCTCGACGACCAGCGACGTGAGCTGATCGGTGAACTGCTCGGCTCGGCGCGTGACGTCGAGGAGCTGCTCGCGCGCACCACGTCGGTGCTCTCGCAGCTCACCCGGCTGGTGTCGCTCGTGATCGCACCCGCCCTCGACGCGTCGCGTCTCAAGTTGGTCGAGCTGGTCGGCCTCGGTCCGAGCTCGGCCCTGTTGCTGCTGGTCGGGGACACCGGCCGGGTCGAGAAGCGCTCGGTCGAGGTGCCGCCCGGGACGACCGAGGCCGACCTCGACCGTGTCCGCGCCGTGCTGGGCGAGCAGGTCCGCGGCCGCCGCCTCGCTGACGTACACGCCGTGCTCGCCGCCATCAGCGAGGACGCGCCTCCCGACCTGCGCGAGGTCATGCGGGCGCTCGCCGATGCCACCGCGGACGATCTCGCCGACGACACCGTGCACCACGTCTTCGTCGGCGGCCAGGCCTCGCTCGCCGGCGAGGAGGCGTTCGAACGCGACCAGCTGTCGCGGGTCCTCCAACTGCTCGAGGAACGTGCCACGCTGGCACGGTTGTTGCACCAGAGCACCGAGAACGACCAGCCGACCGTCCGGATCGGCGGCGAGAACGAGGTCGAGGACCTGCGTTCGACGTCGCTGGTGGCGCAGCGCTACCGCCTCGTGACGGCTGGATCCCTGGGCGTGCTCGGCCCGACGCGTATGGACTATGCGAGCGTGCTGGCCACCGTCCGCGCCGTCGCGGACCAGCTCCAGGCGTCCCTGACCGACCTGTCGCAGTGA
- a CDS encoding phage holin family protein: MSHDYAASGNPPPAIPPQERDPRPTGEVVKSLTANAQELLRKEIELAKLEISEILVARVTAVAMFAGAGVVGLFILGFVGVTGAKALDLVLPEWAAWLIVTAVYILIAAILAMIGKRKLTKPSSSPDRTKASVEETVAWAKKRVQP; the protein is encoded by the coding sequence GTGTCCCACGACTACGCCGCCAGCGGCAACCCCCCGCCGGCGATCCCGCCGCAGGAGCGCGATCCTCGGCCGACGGGTGAGGTCGTCAAGTCCCTGACGGCGAACGCGCAGGAACTGCTGCGCAAGGAGATCGAGCTCGCCAAGCTCGAGATCTCCGAGATCCTCGTGGCTCGGGTCACCGCGGTCGCGATGTTCGCCGGCGCCGGCGTGGTGGGGCTGTTCATCCTCGGCTTCGTCGGCGTGACGGGGGCGAAGGCGCTCGATCTGGTCCTGCCCGAGTGGGCCGCCTGGCTGATCGTCACCGCCGTCTACATCCTGATCGCGGCGATCCTGGCCATGATCGGCAAGCGCAAGTTGACGAAGCCGTCGAGTTCGCCGGATCGCACCAAGGCGTCCGTGGAGGAAACCGTGGCGTGGGCGAAGAAGCGGGTGCAGCCATGA
- a CDS encoding histone deacetylase family protein translates to MTPEGPVPVVADDRHRRHDPPFELNAGQPVAPVWERPARLDAIRTALAEAGHPVVAPRAFDDAPLLEVHDPDLVAFLHKGYAAWREAGGPEVMIADTFRHPRMGGGGRRSASPYAQLGWWCFDTATPLVAGSYDAARAAVDIALSAAAMVAEGAPAVYGLTRPPGHHAGADYFGGFCVFNHAAVAARWLTRGGRVTVLDLDVHHGNGTQDIFWRDPSVQYVSLHGDPDHLYPFFTGFAEEVGEGSGRGTTHNLPLGEGTGDDAYLDALDVALEAITAFEPTTLVVSLGLDTTAEDPIGSLALTAAAYPRIGAALAALGLPTVVLQEGGYAIDRLGPSAAALLAPLGG, encoded by the coding sequence GTGACCCCGGAGGGACCCGTCCCGGTCGTCGCCGACGACCGTCACCGGCGTCACGACCCGCCGTTCGAGCTCAATGCCGGCCAGCCTGTCGCACCGGTCTGGGAGCGGCCCGCACGGCTGGATGCGATCCGGACCGCGCTCGCCGAAGCCGGCCACCCCGTCGTCGCACCGCGCGCCTTCGACGACGCCCCGCTGCTCGAGGTCCACGACCCGGACCTGGTCGCGTTCCTGCACAAGGGGTACGCCGCGTGGCGGGAGGCCGGTGGTCCCGAGGTGATGATCGCCGACACCTTCCGCCACCCCCGCATGGGCGGTGGCGGACGTCGATCCGCCTCGCCGTACGCGCAGCTCGGATGGTGGTGCTTCGACACCGCAACACCGCTGGTCGCCGGCTCCTACGACGCCGCCCGCGCAGCCGTGGACATCGCCCTCAGCGCGGCGGCGATGGTCGCCGAGGGCGCGCCGGCGGTGTACGGGCTGACCCGCCCGCCGGGGCACCATGCCGGCGCCGACTACTTCGGCGGGTTCTGCGTGTTCAACCACGCGGCCGTCGCGGCCAGGTGGCTGACCCGGGGCGGCCGGGTCACCGTTCTCGATCTCGACGTCCACCACGGCAACGGCACGCAGGACATCTTCTGGCGCGACCCGTCGGTCCAGTACGTGTCACTGCACGGCGATCCCGACCACCTGTATCCGTTCTTCACCGGCTTCGCCGAGGAGGTCGGCGAGGGGTCGGGACGGGGAACCACACACAACCTCCCGCTGGGCGAGGGCACCGGTGACGACGCCTACCTCGACGCGCTCGACGTCGCGCTCGAGGCGATCACCGCGTTCGAACCGACGACGCTGGTGGTCTCGCTCGGACTCGACACCACGGCCGAGGACCCGATCGGGTCCCTGGCGCTGACCGCCGCGGCCTATCCCCGCATCGGCGCGGCGCTGGCGGCGCTCGGCCTGCCCACCGTCGTGCTGCAGGAGGGCGGCTACGCCATCGACCGGCTCGGCCCCAGCGCCGCTGCACTGCTGGCGCCACTCGGCGGCTGA
- a CDS encoding J domain-containing protein: MSRPTRTEALRLLQLQATADGDAIKRAYRRLAREHHPDRGGDTATFHRLQQAYERLVDDGDDIPAIVPGRPSRPHAGYRDPTRADLGSIDWRAEPGTGERRLDRNEVAVWLVGDHTGPVRPLHATSRAPGSRANGLARMLASDLTAHLRIAGGLDDRGREVVVVEVRGSTRKARKALDGARLAGVWQRTRTSSSTGLRSELEPSEDRRATAVRSVERLEALLDALAWPLEAWTRTAGGA; encoded by the coding sequence GTGAGCCGTCCCACCCGCACCGAGGCGTTGCGGCTGTTGCAGCTGCAGGCGACGGCCGACGGTGACGCCATCAAGCGGGCGTACCGCCGGCTCGCCAGGGAGCACCACCCCGACCGTGGTGGCGACACCGCGACCTTCCACCGGTTGCAGCAGGCCTACGAGCGCCTGGTCGACGACGGCGACGACATCCCGGCCATCGTTCCCGGCCGCCCGTCCCGTCCGCACGCCGGCTACCGCGACCCGACCCGAGCGGACCTGGGCAGCATCGACTGGCGGGCCGAGCCCGGCACGGGCGAGCGGCGCCTCGACCGGAACGAGGTCGCCGTCTGGCTCGTCGGCGACCACACCGGGCCGGTCCGGCCCCTGCACGCGACCAGCCGGGCTCCGGGGTCGCGGGCCAACGGCCTGGCACGGATGCTCGCCAGCGATCTCACGGCGCATCTGCGTATCGCCGGCGGCCTGGACGACCGGGGACGCGAGGTCGTGGTCGTCGAGGTCCGCGGTTCCACCCGCAAGGCACGCAAGGCGTTGGACGGCGCCCGGCTGGCCGGCGTGTGGCAGCGGACGCGCACCTCGAGTTCCACGGGGCTGCGCAGCGAGCTCGAACCCAGCGAGGATCGGCGAGCGACGGCGGTGCGGTCGGTGGAGCGCCTCGAAGCGCTGCTGGACGCGCTCGCGTGGCCGCTGGAGGCGTGGACGCGGACGGCGGGCGGCGCCTGA